From one Flavobacterium sp. N502536 genomic stretch:
- a CDS encoding winged helix-turn-helix domain-containing protein: MLNSQKLLYGKRRYLFTLIVFLSISVICVALDMGDGNDFDISRREVLLRKIGHELLLQSGDSTSRVLPVKKIAENEYQINFENDFTFQPDSLLNITSRFLDKAPGSSNYIVNVLNCDNGSVTYGYAISKNKKDDIVACIGRKQPKTCYRINIKFKPTGIITAKNGYLLGGLSFLAFVGFIFLKSVKPRKHLPESRHATTFTLGSVLFNANDRKLIINEKTIDLTVTETRVLLIFALSPNKTIERSRLQKEIWEDEGVIVGRSLDMFISKLRKKLENDPNIKIVVVRGKGYKLDIPF; the protein is encoded by the coding sequence ATGCTTAATAGCCAAAAACTTCTTTATGGAAAACGCAGATACCTGTTTACACTAATAGTATTCTTGTCTATCTCTGTAATCTGTGTGGCTTTGGATATGGGAGATGGTAATGATTTTGATATTTCCAGAAGAGAAGTTTTACTCCGCAAGATCGGTCACGAACTACTTTTACAGTCGGGTGATAGTACATCAAGGGTACTTCCTGTAAAAAAGATTGCCGAAAATGAATATCAAATCAATTTTGAGAATGACTTTACTTTTCAGCCAGATTCTCTACTAAATATTACCAGTCGTTTTTTGGACAAAGCTCCCGGCTCAAGTAATTATATTGTTAATGTTCTTAATTGTGACAATGGTAGCGTAACTTATGGATACGCTATCTCAAAAAATAAGAAAGATGATATTGTAGCTTGTATCGGAAGAAAACAGCCCAAAACATGTTACAGGATTAACATTAAGTTTAAACCAACAGGTATTATTACAGCAAAAAACGGATATCTTCTCGGGGGACTTTCATTTTTAGCATTTGTTGGATTTATTTTTTTGAAATCAGTTAAACCTCGAAAACATTTACCCGAAAGTCGACACGCTACTACATTCACTTTGGGCTCAGTATTGTTCAATGCAAATGATCGCAAGCTTATCATCAATGAAAAGACAATAGACCTGACTGTTACAGAAACCCGTGTATTGCTCATTTTTGCATTGTCACCCAACAAGACCATAGAAAGAAGCCGACTGCAAAAAGAGATATGGGAAGATGAAGGCGTTATTGTGGGCCGTAGTCTGGATATGTTCATATCAAAACTTAGAAAAAAACTGGAAAATGATCCGAACATCAAAATTGTCGTTGTACGCGGCAAAGGATATAAGCTTGATATCCCTTTCTAA
- a CDS encoding tetratricopeptide repeat protein, with amino-acid sequence MIDWYRRKTWTKIDEEEFFAKLGRARKDGRAQYLKIQAIELVYTNDKKLLAIAETLLNKMLAEYPNDNFNKGSALHALGNIYQQLNDYKIAIDYYKQALDFEQIYPNVKTQAYLDYSELIIKTNNIEKFDDVENILLERYSGLLFPIVKYKVNSILSIVNKHNNRQDKAKHYAELAEQNANAEISGLRYHKTLGVVTERVDWLDQNSRK; translated from the coding sequence ATGATAGATTGGTATAGACGAAAAACTTGGACGAAAATTGACGAAGAAGAATTCTTTGCAAAACTGGGACGAGCAAGAAAAGATGGACGAGCTCAATATTTAAAAATACAAGCCATTGAATTAGTTTACACCAACGACAAAAAACTATTGGCCATTGCTGAAACTTTGCTCAATAAAATGCTGGCGGAATATCCAAACGACAATTTTAATAAAGGTTCTGCTTTGCACGCTCTTGGCAATATTTACCAACAACTCAATGACTATAAAATTGCAATTGACTACTATAAGCAAGCACTTGATTTTGAACAAATTTATCCCAATGTTAAAACACAAGCATACTTAGATTATTCAGAGCTGATTATCAAAACCAACAACATAGAAAAATTTGATGATGTTGAAAACATATTACTTGAACGATATTCAGGACTTTTGTTTCCGATAGTGAAATATAAAGTGAATTCTATTTTATCAATAGTAAATAAACATAACAATAGACAAGATAAAGCGAAGCATTATGCAGAGCTAGCAGAACAAAATGCAAACGCTGAAATTTCAGGACTGAGATACCATAAAACACTTGGTGTGGTAACTGAAAGAGTAGATTGGCTAGACCAAAATTCTAGAAAGTAA